GTCCTGGTCAACCACTGGCCGCTGCACCGCCATCCGACGGACGTCCTCTGGTACCCCGAGTTCGCCATGTGGTGCGGCACGGTGCTGACCGACGACTGGCACCGGCGTTTCCCCGTCCACACCATGGTCTACGGGCATCTGCACATCCCCCGCACCACCTGGCAGGACGGCGTCCGCTTCGAGGAGGTGTCGGTGGGCTATCCCCGTGAGTGGCGCAAGCGGGAACGGCCACCGGGGCGGCTGCGCCGGATCGTGCCGCGGGAGGACGGGGAGCGATGATCGAGGAACTGCTGCCGCAGACGGTGGTCTCCGTGGAGGCCTTCGGCGACGAGGGCGTCGACGCCCCGCTGTACCCCGAGGAGGAGGCGCTGGTGGCGCGGGCCGTCGCCAAGCGCCGCCGGGAGTTCACCGCCGTGCGCTCCTGCGCCCGCCGCGCCATGGTCAAGCTCGGCGTGCCCGCCGGGCCCGTGCTGCCCGGTGAGCGTGGCGCCCCCGTCTGGCCCGACGGGGTGGCCGGCAGCATGACGCACTGCCGGGGCTACTGTGCCGCCGCCCTGGTCCGCGCCGCCGACCTGGCGTCCCTCGGCATCGACGCCGAGCCCCACGCGCCGCTGCCCGAGGGCGTGCTGCCTGCGGTCGCGCTGCCGCAGGAGGCGGAACGGATCGTCCGGCTGGCCGGGGAACTGCCCTCCGTGCACTGGGACCGGCTGCTGTTCAGCGCCAAGGAGTCCGTCTACAAGGCGTGGTTCCCGCTCACCGGGAAGTGGCTGGACTTCCTGGAGGCCGACCTCGACCTCTTCCCCGACCCCGGGGAGCAGGGCCGCGGCGGCTTCCGCGCCACCCTGCTGGTGCCCGGCCCGCGCGTCGGCGGCCGGGTGGTGGACCACTTCACCGGCCGCTGGATCGCCGACAGCGGTCTGATCGCCACCGCGATCGCCGTCCCGCACAGCTGAGCGGCGACGTCCGTGGCGGCGGCGGCCGCCGCCACGGGACACCGTCTACGGCTCGGGGTGCCAGTCGCGCAGCATCCGGAAGAACTCCTCCTCGTTGCCGGTGATACCGGCCCGTGCCAGGGCGTTCTCCGCCTCGGCGAGCACGGCGGGCGGCACCATCGGGGCGCCCGGGGTGCCCGGCGGTCCCGACGGGGTGTCGAAGGCGGCGCGCACCGTGTGCAGCAGCCGCAGATAGGCCTGGACGGCGGTGCGCTCGCGGTCGGTCAGTACGGCGGTGGGCATCGCTCGGCTCTCCCCGTTGTCGCGGTCGGTGACGGTTCACCTCCAGCTTGCCGCCCACCACTGACAATCAGGTGCCGCCGCGGGCCGGTTCGGCCGCCCGGCGGGCACGTGCGCGGGGCGTGCCGGCCGGCCCCGTGGCCGGAGCGGCGACGAACGGTCTGGTCCCGTCCGGCACTTGTGCTCACCCGATCGCCACGACGTCCTGGTCCGCCGTGCCGTGCCGGGGCCCGCTCACGGCGACGGGCGGCAAGGACCTCCGTACGCGACGGCGCGGGAGGCGCCGGCTCAGGCCTGGGGACGCTGGACGCTCTCCAGGAGCATGTCCAGCCACTCCGCGACCTTGTCGCGGTGCTGGTCGGTGGGCAGTTGCGCGGCCCGCCAGGCGATCCCGCGCACGCCGTGGTCCTGCAGCAGCCGCTCCAGCGGGTCGTCGGCCGGCGCCGCCGCGGCCCGCTCCCGGTCCGCGAGCGTCTGCAGCAGCTCCTGCTCGGTGTGCTGGAGCGCGCCCGCGAGCGCCTCGGGGTCCTCGGCGGTGAGGAAACCCGCGTGCACCCGGAAGAACCGCTGGAGGGCGTCGCAGTGCTCCATGGTGGGCCGCCGGTCGCCGTTGATCAGGGCGCCGGCCTGCTGCCGGGACATGCCCGCGCCGTCGGCGATCTCCTGCTGGGTGTACTTGCGGCCGTTCGGCTTCAGCCGGGTGCGGCGCAGCAGGTCCAGCCGCTGCAGGAACCGCGCCTGCACATCGGGCTCGCCCGCGGAGCGGCCGCTCAGCAGCGCCTTGACCACGGGCTCCGGGACCCCCGAGGCGACCGACAGCCGGCCGGTGCCGAAGACCTCGGCGTGCGCGACGCCGAGCCGGTCGGCGAGTGCGGTGACGCGGGCGACGACGGCCGGCAGCGCGGTCGTCGGCGTGGCGCCCGAACCCTCGAAGCCACCCGTCACCGAAAGATCTCCTAGGTCTCTCACAGGCTTTTCACAAGCGACTGCCGTGAACTTCACGGAGACTAGCCGCTGCTTCGAACTCACATCCAGGTCTCGCCACAACTGTGGCCAATTTCAGCCGTCAACCGGCATGAAATGCCACGATAGTTGACACACCTCGGGTGCGGCCAGCAGGATCGGGGCGCCGCGTCAGGGCCGCACAGGCAAGAGGGGTGACCTCCCGATGGCATATCAGGCAGGAGGGCGGCGGCCGGCACCGCGGCCCGCCCCCGGGACCCCCGAGGCCCAGGCCTACCTCCAGGACTACGCCGTACTCATGGAAGCGGTCCCCTTCCCCTCGCTGGTGGTCGACCACCGCTGGGACGTGCTGCTCACCAACACTGCTTTCCGGACACTTTTCCAGGACGTGGAGCCGCATCCCACCGCGCTGCCCTCCGACAACTTCCTCCGGTTCGTGCTCTTCCACCCGGACGCCGCCGCGGTGCTCGGCGACCACGAGTCCAGCTGGTGCCTGCCGATGCTGGCCCAGTTCGCCGCGGCCGCGGAACGGTACGGCCACGACCGGGGGCTGCAGGCCATCCGCCGCGACATCGGGCAGGACCCGATCATGGAGGCCGCCTACCGGCACGGACTGCCGCACTGGCTGCGGGCGGTCGGCGAGCGGGCCGCGGAACCCGACGGCGCGGTACGGCCGTTGCTGCACCCCGACCCGCGCTGGGGCGCCACCGACTGCCGCATCGTCGCCGAGACGACCCCGACCCTCGCGGACATGGACTGCGTCCGGCTGACGATGGTCGTGCGCGAGACGCGCCGTGCCCCGTCCGGCAGCCGCGCCGCCCGCCGCGCCGCCTCCCATCTCAGGGTGGTCCCCGCCGCCGACTGAGCACCACCCGCGGCGGCGGAGGATTTGCGCAGTTACGCAAGCGGCTTGCGCTTCTTGCGTTATTCTTGCGCACATGACACGACGACTTGCTGTGGTGGCGAAGAAGGTCGGGGTCAGCGAGGCCACGGTCAGCCGGGTGCTCAACGGCAAGCCGGGGGTCTCCGAGGCCACCCGGCAGGCGGTGCTCTCCGCCCTGGACGTGCTCGGGTACGAGCGGCCGACCCAGCTGCGCGGTGAGCGGGCCCGGCTGGTCGGCCTGGTCCTGCCCGAGCTGCAGAACCCGATCTTCCCCGCGTTCGCCGAGGTGATCGGGGGCGCGCTGGCCCAGCTCGGGCTGACGCCGGTGCTGTGCACCCAGACCCGCGGCGGTGTCTCCGAGGCGGACTACGTGGACCTGCTGCTCCAGCAGCAGGTGTCCGGCGTCGTGTTCGCCGGCGGGCTCTACGCCCAGGCCGACGCGCCCCACGACCACTACCGCCGGCTCGCCGAACGCAACATCCCGGTCGTCCTCGTCAACGCCGCCATAGAGGACCTCGGCTTCCCCGCCGTGTCGTGCGACGACGCCGTGGCCGTGGAGCAGGCCTGGCGGCACCTGTCCTCATTGGGACACGAGCGCATCGGACTGGTGCTCGGCCCTGGCGACCACATGCCGTCGGCGCGCAAGCTGGCCGCCGCCCGGGCGGTCGCCGGGGAGGTGCCCGAAGCCCACGTCGCCCGCGCGATGTTCTCCATCGAGGGCGGCCACGCCGCCGCCTCCCGGCTGATCGAGCGGGGCGTCACCGGCTTCATCTGCGCCAGCGACCCCCTCGCCCTCGGCGTCGTGCGCGCCGCCCGCCGCAAGGGACTCGACGTCCCGGAACGGATCTCCGTCGTCGGCTACGACGACTCGGCGCTGATGAACTGCACCGAGCCCCCGCTCACCACCGTCCGGCAGCCCATCGAGGCCATGGGCAGGGCGGTGGTGGAACTGCTGAACGCGCAGATCAACGGCAGCACGGTGGCCCCCGACGAACTGCTCTTCGAACCCGAGCTGGTGGTACGGGGGTCGACCGCCCAGGCGCCTCGTTCCTGAGATCCACTCGTCTGTCGAATAATTTCAAAGTCTGCGCGACATCTTGCGGCACGATGTCGTCGGTGCTTGAGTGTGCCCCGCCCACCGCTCCTGTTCCGAGGGGTTCACTCACTCCTGTCCCGTAAGGGGTCCACCGATGAGAAGCACCGGGATCCGTCGTACCCTCGTCGCCCTGGGCGCCGGCGCCCTCGCGCTGACCGCCTGCGGCTCGGGCGGCGACGAGGCCGCCGGCGGCAAGACCCGCATCACCGTCAACTGCATGCCGCCGCAGAGCGCCAAGGTCGACCGGCGGTTCTTCGAGGAGGACGTCGCCGCCTTCGAGAAGAAGAACCCGGACATCGACGTCGTCCCGCACGACGCGTTCCCCTGCCAGGACCCGAAGACGTTCGACGCGAAACTCGCCGGCGGGCAGATGGAGGACGTCTTCTACACGTACTTCACCGACGCCCGGCACGTCGCCGACATCGACCAGGCCGCCGACCTCACCCCGTACCTCGGGGAGCTGAAGAGCTACGACACCGTCCAGCAGCAGCTGCGGGACATCTACACCGTCGACGGCAAGGTCTACGGCATCCCCCGCACCGGCTACTCGATGGGCCTGATCTACAACCGGGAGCTCTTCGAGAAGGCCGGCCTCGACCCGGACCGGCCGCCCGCCACCTGGGCCGAGGTCCGTACCGCCGCCAAGAGGATCGCGGCGCTCGGCGACGGCACCGTCGGCTACGCCGACTACAGCGCCCAGAACCAGGGCGGCTGGCACTTCACCGCCGAGCTGTACTCCCGGGGCGGCGACGTGGTGAGCGCTGACGGCAAGCAGGCCACCATCGACACCCCCGAGGGCCGCGCAGTCCTCCGGACCCTCCACGACATGCGGTGGAAGGACGAGTCGATGGGCAGCAGGCAGCTGCTCGTCATCAACGACGTCCAGCAGATGATGGGCGCCGGCAAGCTCGGC
The Streptomyces fungicidicus DNA segment above includes these coding regions:
- a CDS encoding ABC transporter substrate-binding protein, which produces MRSTGIRRTLVALGAGALALTACGSGGDEAAGGKTRITVNCMPPQSAKVDRRFFEEDVAAFEKKNPDIDVVPHDAFPCQDPKTFDAKLAGGQMEDVFYTYFTDARHVADIDQAADLTPYLGELKSYDTVQQQLRDIYTVDGKVYGIPRTGYSMGLIYNRELFEKAGLDPDRPPATWAEVRTAAKRIAALGDGTVGYADYSAQNQGGWHFTAELYSRGGDVVSADGKQATIDTPEGRAVLRTLHDMRWKDESMGSRQLLVINDVQQMMGAGKLGMYLAAPDNIPILVKEKGAAYENIALAPMPGGQGTLIGGDGYMFNKKASPEQIRAGLKWLDHMFLTPGDGFLGDYARAGEHDAPVGLPEPRLFTGAADDRDQQAKKANANVPVENYQSFLDGNQELEMKIEPPHAQQLYSVLDGVVSAVLTKEDADIDRLLKDASGKIDGILSRS
- a CDS encoding MmyB family transcriptional regulator, whose translation is MAYQAGGRRPAPRPAPGTPEAQAYLQDYAVLMEAVPFPSLVVDHRWDVLLTNTAFRTLFQDVEPHPTALPSDNFLRFVLFHPDAAAVLGDHESSWCLPMLAQFAAAAERYGHDRGLQAIRRDIGQDPIMEAAYRHGLPHWLRAVGERAAEPDGAVRPLLHPDPRWGATDCRIVAETTPTLADMDCVRLTMVVRETRRAPSGSRAARRAASHLRVVPAAD
- a CDS encoding 4'-phosphopantetheinyl transferase family protein, producing the protein MIEELLPQTVVSVEAFGDEGVDAPLYPEEEALVARAVAKRRREFTAVRSCARRAMVKLGVPAGPVLPGERGAPVWPDGVAGSMTHCRGYCAAALVRAADLASLGIDAEPHAPLPEGVLPAVALPQEAERIVRLAGELPSVHWDRLLFSAKESVYKAWFPLTGKWLDFLEADLDLFPDPGEQGRGGFRATLLVPGPRVGGRVVDHFTGRWIADSGLIATAIAVPHS
- a CDS encoding LacI family DNA-binding transcriptional regulator gives rise to the protein MTRRLAVVAKKVGVSEATVSRVLNGKPGVSEATRQAVLSALDVLGYERPTQLRGERARLVGLVLPELQNPIFPAFAEVIGGALAQLGLTPVLCTQTRGGVSEADYVDLLLQQQVSGVVFAGGLYAQADAPHDHYRRLAERNIPVVLVNAAIEDLGFPAVSCDDAVAVEQAWRHLSSLGHERIGLVLGPGDHMPSARKLAAARAVAGEVPEAHVARAMFSIEGGHAAASRLIERGVTGFICASDPLALGVVRAARRKGLDVPERISVVGYDDSALMNCTEPPLTTVRQPIEAMGRAVVELLNAQINGSTVAPDELLFEPELVVRGSTAQAPRS
- a CDS encoding helix-turn-helix domain-containing protein, encoding MTGGFEGSGATPTTALPAVVARVTALADRLGVAHAEVFGTGRLSVASGVPEPVVKALLSGRSAGEPDVQARFLQRLDLLRRTRLKPNGRKYTQQEIADGAGMSRQQAGALINGDRRPTMEHCDALQRFFRVHAGFLTAEDPEALAGALQHTEQELLQTLADRERAAAAPADDPLERLLQDHGVRGIAWRAAQLPTDQHRDKVAEWLDMLLESVQRPQA